The genomic window TGCCCCTTACTGCCCCTACCCGCCCTGCCCCTTACTGCCCGCCCTGCCCCTACCCGCCCAACCCCGTACTTCTGCTGCCCCTTACTGCCCCTACCCGCCCTGCCCCTTACTGCCCCTACCCGCCCTGCCCCTTACTGCCCCTACCCGCCCTGCCCCGTACTGCGCGTCGACCCCTGTCGACCACGGGGAAGAGCCTTAGCATTCGCCGTGCCGGACCCCCGCGATGCCTGAAACTCCTCTGATTTCAACGAGATAGGCGACGAGGCCGGGTGAGACTCCGGTACGATTGCGCGCGCATCCTGTAAAAACACCACCCCCTCCCGTTCCAGCCCTTCCGGACCTCGTCTCGCGCGCGCCTCCACGCCCACCCGTCAATCTCATCCACAGGGAAACCGAGACTCCCGTCCTACGACTCGCCCTCGCCGTGCTCGAAGGCGAGCCCCGCCAGTGGCAACGGGGGCGCTCCATTTGGCCGCATAAAACCCGAAAAAAAAGGCCAGCGCTCAATAGGGGCGTCAAGTCGCTGCTCGAAAGACAGAGGCCTGACACTCCCAATTTCTCTCACACCCCGACTGGAGAATGAGCATGAACAAGAATCTCGTTCGTCGAGCCGCCATTGCCTTTGCCGCCATGGGCCTCCTGGGCCTGACGGGCATCCTGACGGCGCCGTCCGCCAATGCCTCTCAGGTGAACGCCCTGGCCACCTGCAACGCGACCTGGTACGGCGCGGAGGGCGAAATCCCCGAGGGGTGGCCGACCGCCAGCGGTGAGCCCTTCAGCCGGTGGGCGCTCAAGGCCGCACACAACTCGCTGCCGTTTGGCACCCGCGTCAAGGTGACCTACCAGGGCCGCTCCGTCATCGTGACCATCAATGACCGCGGAGGCTTTGGCGGCTCGACCTGCCTGGACCTCACCTACGGCGCGTTCATCCAGATCGCCAATCCCGACCTCGGCGTCATCCCCGTGCAGTACGAGATCCTCTGGTGAGCTCGGCCCTCCGGGCGAACTCGGCCTTGAGTCTCGGCACGGCGAAGTCCACGAAGGCACGGACCTTGGGAACCGACAACCGTCCCTCGGGAGTAATCAGATGGACGGGCAGTGGCGGCGGCTCGGCGTCTGGCAGCAGCACCACCAGACGGCCACTGCGCACCTCATCCGCCACCTGATACGAGAACACCCTCGTCACGCCGTGACCTTCGACCGCGGAGGCAACGGCCGCCTCGACGCTGTTCACGCTCAACCTCGGCTCGATATGGACGTTGCGTTGGGGAAAGCTCCACGCGTCCTGACCCAGGTGACTCACGGCGATGCAGGCGTGCGCCAGGAGCTCTCCTGGCTCGTGAATGGGTGGCCGTCCGGCAAGATAGGACGGTGACGCGCAGACGACCCTTCGCACCTCGCCGATGCGGATGGCCACCAGACTCGAATCCGGCAGATGGGAGATCCGAAGCGCCACGTCGATGCCCTCGTCCAGCAGGTTCACCGGGCGATCGAGCAGCAGCAGCCTGGCCTTGACGGTGGGGTACAGGTCGAGAAAGGCATCGAGGATGGGCCGCAAGACACGCGCCCCGCTGACGAGCGGGGCGGTGAGCGCGAGCAGGCCCCGGGGCGCCGCGCGCTCCCCGGCGGCGAGCAGGTCCGCCTCCTCCAGCTCGGTGAGCACCCGCCGGCAGGCCGCCGCGTAGCGCTCGCCGGCCTCGCTCAGCCTCATGGAGCGGGTCGTGCGGTGCAGGAGCTGCGTCCCGACATGGGCCTCGAGAAAGGCGATGGCCCGGGAGACGGCGGCCGGTGAGCGTCCGAGCCGCCGCCCCGCGCCCGCCAGGCTGCCCTCGTCCAACGCCGTCACGAACACGCGCATGGCCTCGATGCGATCCATGATTCTTCCACTTAGCGGAAGAGTGGCTTCCGCGCCGTAGGTATTCAGCCGCCACGCGCACGGCCGCATATCTCCTCGTGTCACCGCACAGGAGACTTCCCATGACCGCAGCTGCCACTCGTTCCACGTTCGCCGTCACCCATCATCGGACCACCCAGGTCGAGGGCATCGACATCTTCTACCGCGAAGCGGGTCCGGCCGATGCGCCGGTGGTCGTGCTGCTGCACGGCTTCCCGACGTCCTCTCACATGTTTCGCCATCTCATCCCGGCGCTGGCGGATCGCTACCACGTCATCGCGCCCGACTATCCGGGCTTCGGCCAGAGCGCCATGCCCGCCCGCGAGGACTTCCCCTACAGCTTCGCGAAGTTCGCGGACGTGGTGGATGGCCTGCTGGACCGGCTCGGAGCCACGTCCTACGCGCTCTACGTCATGGACTACGGCGCACCGGTCGGCTTCCGGCTGGCCCTGAAGCATCCCGAGCGGGTGAAGGCGCTCATCGTGCAGAACGGCAACGCCTATGAAGAGGGCCTGCGGGCGTTCTGGGATCCGCTCCGGGATTACTGGGCGGACGGCTCGGCCGCGAAGCGCGAGGCACTGCGCCCGACGGTGTCGCTGGAGTTCACCCGGTTCCAGTACGTCGATGGCGTCAAGGACGTCTCCCGCATCGACCCGTCCAACTGGGTGCACGACCAGGCGCTGCTCGACCGGCCCGGCAACGCGGAGATCCAGCTCGACCTGTTCTACGACTACCGCACCAACGTCGCGCTCTATCCGAGGTTCCAGTCCTTCTTCCGCGAGCACCAGCCACCGACCCTGATCGTCTGGGGCGCGAACGATCAGATCTTCCCCGCCGAGGGCGCCAGGGCGTTCAAGCGGGAGCTGCCGAACGCCGAGCTGCACCTCCTCGAGAGCGGGCACTTCGCGCTCGAGGACAAGGCCGACGAGATCATCCCGCT from Archangium lipolyticum includes these protein-coding regions:
- a CDS encoding septal ring lytic transglycosylase RlpA family protein, producing MNKNLVRRAAIAFAAMGLLGLTGILTAPSANASQVNALATCNATWYGAEGEIPEGWPTASGEPFSRWALKAAHNSLPFGTRVKVTYQGRSVIVTINDRGGFGGSTCLDLTYGAFIQIANPDLGVIPVQYEILW
- a CDS encoding LysR family transcriptional regulator, which gives rise to MDRIEAMRVFVTALDEGSLAGAGRRLGRSPAAVSRAIAFLEAHVGTQLLHRTTRSMRLSEAGERYAAACRRVLTELEEADLLAAGERAAPRGLLALTAPLVSGARVLRPILDAFLDLYPTVKARLLLLDRPVNLLDEGIDVALRISHLPDSSLVAIRIGEVRRVVCASPSYLAGRPPIHEPGELLAHACIAVSHLGQDAWSFPQRNVHIEPRLSVNSVEAAVASAVEGHGVTRVFSYQVADEVRSGRLVVLLPDAEPPPLPVHLITPEGRLSVPKVRAFVDFAVPRLKAEFARRAELTRGSRTARG
- a CDS encoding alpha/beta fold hydrolase gives rise to the protein MTAAATRSTFAVTHHRTTQVEGIDIFYREAGPADAPVVVLLHGFPTSSHMFRHLIPALADRYHVIAPDYPGFGQSAMPAREDFPYSFAKFADVVDGLLDRLGATSYALYVMDYGAPVGFRLALKHPERVKALIVQNGNAYEEGLRAFWDPLRDYWADGSAAKREALRPTVSLEFTRFQYVDGVKDVSRIDPSNWVHDQALLDRPGNAEIQLDLFYDYRTNVALYPRFQSFFREHQPPTLIVWGANDQIFPAEGARAFKRELPNAELHLLESGHFALEDKADEIIPLMRDFLARALPTR